Within the Planctomonas sp. JC2975 genome, the region ACCTCGGGTCCCGCGTCGTCGAGCCGACGATCACGGCGTGGATGGACACGCATCCGGCACTCGGCGAGGTGCGAGGTCGCGGCCTGTTCTGGGCGCTCGAGCTGGTGCGCGACCGCGAAACCCGCGAGCCGCTCGTGCCCTTCAACGCGTCTGGAGCGGATGCCGCCCCGATGAACGAGGTCGCCGCAGCCTGCAAGGCGGCCGGCGTCTGGCCGTTCACCCACTTCAACCGGATGCACATCGCCCCACCCCTCATCATCGACGAGGCGGATGTGCGGCGCGGTCTCGACGTGATCGACTCCGCCCTCTCCGTCGCCGACAAGTACTACGCGGCGTAGGACGCTCCGCCCGACCGGCCGGTCGGGCGTGTCCACCCGGCCGGGACCATGGCCCACCGCTACGAAGGCGACACCGTCTGCGGTCGCCGTTAGCGTTGATCGCATGGCGGGAATGCGGTACGAGTTCGAGTCGGTGCTCGTCCCCTGGGACGCGCGGCGCGAGCTGTGGGTGTTCGCCCACGTGCCGGTCGAGATCGCCGAGGAACTGGACGACGCTCCCCTGCCCCGCGGCGGATTCAACTCCATCAAGGTGACCGCCACCCTCGGCTCGTCCAGGTGGTCGACGTCGATCTTCCCCGAGAACAACGGCACATACGCGCTCGCGATCAAGAAGGCCATCCGCACGCACGAGGGCGTCGACCTCGGCGACACCGTGCGGATCGGCATCGAGACCGAGCTCTGACGGCGGAGCGACGACCGACGGGACTCCCACGGCCGGGACGCCGACGGTCGGAGCCCTGCCGGGCACGCCGGATCCGTGTCAGGCTGTCGATCGGAACGACTGCCGCTCGTCATGGTGTCGAGGGCGCACCGAGCGGCTCGCTCACCGCGCCACGTCACGCAAGGAGGAGCACCATGTCCGAGTCCATCGTCACGGGCATCCTGACCGTCGCCATCCCGACGGCGGATGCCGACACCGCACTCCGCTTCTACACCGACGTTCTCGGCCTGACGCTGGAGCGAGACCTGCCGGCCAGTTCCACCGGACCGCGCTGGGTCACCCTCGGCACGGGAGGGCCGGTCAGCGTCTCGCTGTGGGAACCGCCGGCCGGAGCGGACTCGGTTCCGCGGCCGACGGGCATCCGTTTCGTGACGCCGGACGCCGCCGACGCCCGTCAGCGCATCGCCGCCTCCGGAGCCGAGGTCGGCGAACTGCTGCAATGGCCGGGCGTCCCTGCGATGTTCGATGCCCGCGACCTCGAGGGCAACGAGTTCGTCGTCATGGAAGCCCTGCCGCGGGGATGAGGGCGCTGCCTTGCTGCACAGGTGACAGCACGGGTGCCCGCTTGGGGGTGCGCCCGGAGGCTAGGTCTGAAGCCAGGTCTGACGCCGCGCGGAGCAGCCCGTCGACCCGCTGCGCCGACTCAAGGGGCTCGGCTCGAGTCGGGCTCCGTCAGTCGTTCGGCTTGATCAGGCAGAACGGATGCCCGGCCGGATCCAGGTACACCCGGAACGTCTCGTGATCCGAGCCGGTCTTGGTGGCTCCGAGCGCGAGGACCTGCTGCTCCGCGACATCCATGTCGTCGACGCGCACGTCGATGTGCATCTGCTGAGGCACATCCTGTCCCGGCCACTGCGGTTGCCCGTAGTCGCCCTCGACCTGCTGGAACGCGAGCAGCGGACGCGAATCCGGTCCGGAGGCGAGCATCACCCACCCGGGCTCCTCTTCGACGATCTGCATCGGCAGCAGTTCCTCGTAGAACCGCGCCAACGACAGGGCGTCGGGACAATCGACGATGAGTACATCCCAGGTTCCGATCATGCGCGCGACGCTACGCCCGACCGCCGACACGAGCAGCCGAGCTCTCGAGTACCGACGTCGGGGCAGCGGGTGGGGCGGCGCTGCGGCGGCGCTACGCCGCGGCCGTCACTTGCGCCTGCTCGTCGTAGAGACGGGCGTACTGCCCGCCGAGCCCGAGGAGCTCCGCGTGGGTGCCCTGCTCGACGACGCGTCCGTGATCGATGACGAAGATGACGTCGGCACCGACGATCGTCGAGAGGCGGTGTGCGATCGCGAGAGTCGTGCGACCGGTGGATGCCGAATCCAGTGCCTGCTGCACGACGCGCTCCGAGATGGTGTCGAGAGCACTCGTCGCCTCGTCGAGGATCAGCACTTCCGGATCCTTCAGCAACACCCGCGCGATCGCGATGCGCTGCTTCTCGCCGCCGGAGAGGCGGTATCCGCGTTCGCCGACGATCGTGTCGTAGCCGTCGGGGAATCCGGAGATCGTGTCGTGGATGTTCGCGGCGCGGGCGGCCGCCTCGAGTTGCTGCTGCGTGGCATCCGGTGCCGCATACCGCAGGTTCTCGGCGATGGACGCGTGGAACAGGTAGGTCTCCTGACTGACGATGCCGATGTGGTCGATGAGCGATTCGTGCTGGAGGTCGCGCACGTCCGTTCCGGCGAAGCGCACCGATCCGCCTGTCGCCTCGTACAGCCTCGGCAGGAGGTACGACACTGTCGTCTTGCCCGCGCCGCTCGGTCCGACGAAAGCCGCGAACTGGCCGGGCTCGATCGTGAACGACACGTCGTCGAGGGTCGGGCGTTCGCCATCGCGGGCATCCGGATACCGGAAGGTCACGTCGCGGAACT harbors:
- a CDS encoding DUF1905 domain-containing protein, with product MAGMRYEFESVLVPWDARRELWVFAHVPVEIAEELDDAPLPRGGFNSIKVTATLGSSRWSTSIFPENNGTYALAIKKAIRTHEGVDLGDTVRIGIETEL
- a CDS encoding VOC family protein; its protein translation is MSESIVTGILTVAIPTADADTALRFYTDVLGLTLERDLPASSTGPRWVTLGTGGPVSVSLWEPPAGADSVPRPTGIRFVTPDAADARQRIAASGAEVGELLQWPGVPAMFDARDLEGNEFVVMEALPRG
- a CDS encoding VOC family protein, which translates into the protein MIGTWDVLIVDCPDALSLARFYEELLPMQIVEEEPGWVMLASGPDSRPLLAFQQVEGDYGQPQWPGQDVPQQMHIDVRVDDMDVAEQQVLALGATKTGSDHETFRVYLDPAGHPFCLIKPND